The proteins below come from a single Kitasatospora sp. NBC_00315 genomic window:
- the hemC gene encoding hydroxymethylbilane synthase, with amino-acid sequence MPTADLIRIVSRSSPMALAQVARVRAELAVLHPGIRTEVVPVTTSGDRWMGDLAALGGKGAFTKEVDAALLAGEADLAVHCVKDVPADRPLPAGTVFAGFLKRDDIRDAVIHPEGLTLDALPAGARIGTSSVRRRAQLAVSHPHLECVPMRGNANRRLEKLAAGEADALLLAVSGLERIGRPDLITEILPVETMCPPIGAGVLGLQCREDDNVTIDTVSGLGDADAWRETTAERMFLHVLQGHCNSPIAGYAKAERDGRLSLRARVFTPDGKTVLDAHEWAGPLDPATLGTSVAVALLRQGARELIDTIPH; translated from the coding sequence ATGCCCACAGCCGATCTGATCCGCATCGTCTCCCGTTCCTCCCCCATGGCGCTCGCCCAGGTGGCCCGGGTCCGCGCCGAACTGGCCGTGCTGCATCCGGGGATCAGGACGGAGGTCGTCCCGGTGACCACCTCCGGTGACCGCTGGATGGGGGATCTGGCCGCGCTCGGCGGCAAGGGTGCCTTCACCAAGGAGGTCGACGCCGCGCTGCTCGCGGGGGAGGCGGATCTCGCGGTGCACTGCGTGAAGGACGTGCCGGCCGACCGGCCGCTTCCGGCGGGCACCGTGTTCGCCGGGTTCCTCAAGCGGGACGACATCCGGGACGCGGTGATCCACCCCGAGGGCCTCACCCTAGACGCGCTGCCCGCCGGGGCCCGGATCGGGACCTCCTCGGTCCGCCGCCGGGCTCAGCTGGCGGTCTCGCACCCGCACCTGGAGTGCGTGCCGATGCGCGGCAACGCGAACCGGCGACTGGAGAAGCTCGCCGCCGGCGAGGCCGATGCCCTGCTGCTGGCGGTGTCCGGCCTGGAGCGGATCGGGCGTCCTGATCTGATCACCGAGATCCTGCCGGTGGAGACGATGTGCCCGCCGATCGGCGCCGGCGTGCTCGGCCTGCAGTGCCGCGAGGACGACAACGTCACCATCGACACCGTCTCCGGTCTGGGCGACGCGGACGCCTGGCGGGAGACCACCGCCGAGCGGATGTTCCTGCACGTGCTGCAGGGCCACTGCAACAGCCCGATCGCCGGGTACGCCAAGGCGGAGCGGGACGGCCGGCTCTCCCTGCGCGCCCGGGTCTTCACCCCGGACGGCAAGACCGTGCTGGACGCCCACGAGTGGGCCGGACCGCTGGACCCGGCCACCCTGGGGACGTCCGTCGCCGTCGCTCTGCTGCGCCAGGGCGCGCGCGAGCTGATCGACACCATCCCGCACTGA
- the hisC gene encoding histidinol-phosphate transaminase: MSDTAAQGPRLRPALAGIPTYKPGKPAGADAYKLSSNENPYEPLPGVLDAALTAAGSFNRYPDMAVGGLTAELAARFDVPVEHIATGTGSVGVAQSLILATAGPGEEVIFAWRSFEAYPIITQIAGATPVPVPLTADEDHDLDAMLAAITERTRLIFVCNPNNPTGNAIHRAELERFLDAVPSEILVVVDEAYIEFIRDADVPNGIDLYRTRPNVCVLRTFSKAYGLAGLRVGFAIAHEPVATALRKTAVPFGVSQLAQDAAVASLRAEDALLVRVEALVEERARVLAALAAQGWTAPDSQANFVWLRLGERTADFAAACAAAGVIVRPFPEGVRVSIGEVAGNDIFLQTAEAFRKTL, encoded by the coding sequence GTGAGCGACACGGCGGCGCAGGGCCCCCGGCTGAGGCCGGCCCTGGCGGGCATCCCCACCTACAAGCCGGGCAAGCCGGCCGGCGCGGACGCCTACAAGCTGTCCTCCAACGAGAACCCGTACGAGCCGCTGCCCGGCGTGCTCGACGCGGCCCTCACGGCGGCCGGCTCGTTCAACCGCTACCCGGACATGGCGGTCGGCGGCCTCACCGCCGAGCTGGCGGCCCGGTTCGACGTGCCGGTGGAGCACATCGCCACCGGCACCGGCTCGGTCGGCGTCGCCCAGTCGCTGATCCTCGCGACGGCCGGCCCCGGCGAGGAGGTGATCTTCGCCTGGCGCTCCTTCGAGGCGTACCCGATCATCACGCAGATCGCCGGTGCGACCCCCGTCCCGGTGCCGCTCACCGCCGACGAGGACCACGACCTCGACGCGATGCTCGCCGCGATCACCGAGCGGACCCGGCTGATCTTCGTCTGCAACCCCAACAACCCCACCGGCAACGCCATCCACCGTGCCGAGCTGGAGCGCTTCCTGGACGCCGTGCCGTCCGAGATCCTGGTCGTCGTCGACGAGGCGTACATCGAGTTCATCCGGGACGCGGACGTGCCCAACGGCATCGACCTCTACCGCACCCGTCCCAACGTCTGCGTGCTGCGCACCTTCTCCAAGGCGTACGGCCTGGCCGGGCTGCGGGTCGGCTTCGCGATCGCGCACGAGCCGGTGGCCACCGCACTGCGCAAGACCGCCGTCCCGTTCGGCGTCAGCCAGCTCGCCCAGGACGCGGCCGTCGCCTCGCTGCGCGCCGAGGACGCCCTGCTGGTGCGGGTGGAGGCGCTGGTCGAGGAGCGGGCCCGGGTGCTCGCCGCCCTCGCCGCCCAGGGCTGGACGGCCCCGGACTCGCAGGCCAACTTCGTCTGGCTGCGGCTCGGCGAGCGCACCGCCGACTTCGCCGCCGCCTGCGCGGCGGCCGGTGTGATCGTCCGTCCCTTCCCGGAGGGCGTGCGGGTCTCCATCGGCGAGGTGGCCGGCAACGACATCTTCCTGCAGACGGCCGAGGCCTTCCGCAAGACGCTCTAG
- a CDS encoding LacI family DNA-binding transcriptional regulator, producing the protein MTAAANQSGRRPTTSRRLERAGIRDVAAAAGVSITTVSDALNGKGRLPDETRSRVREVAERLGYRPSAAARTLRTGRSGLIGLTVTTYGEEPFTFTEFAYFAEMARAATSAALGRGYALVVLPASSRHDVWGNIALDGTVVIDPPDQDPLVSELYRSGVPVVSDGKPGNCPVTAWVDNDHEAAVLGILDHLTESGARRIGLLTGTSTDTYTRLSTDAYLGWCARVGQEPVYEAYPAHDPAAGAVAADRLLARPDRPDAVYGLFDPNGTDLLAAARRYGLRVPDDLLLVCCSESDVYAGTEPPITTLSLKPRRIGTTVVNLLIDAIEGVDSGTGVDVGRLFPPRFRSAGTGPPPGTLMPTELIVRASSQRRSTRTTVSPPRSPGEV; encoded by the coding sequence ATGACAGCAGCAGCCAACCAGAGCGGTCGGCGACCCACCACCTCACGACGTCTGGAGCGGGCCGGCATCCGGGATGTGGCAGCAGCCGCCGGAGTGTCGATCACCACGGTCTCCGACGCGCTGAACGGTAAGGGCCGCCTGCCCGACGAGACCAGAAGCCGGGTCCGCGAGGTCGCCGAGCGCCTCGGCTACCGCCCCTCGGCCGCCGCCCGCACCCTGCGCACCGGCAGGTCGGGCCTGATCGGACTGACCGTCACCACCTACGGCGAGGAGCCCTTCACCTTCACCGAGTTCGCGTACTTCGCCGAGATGGCCAGGGCCGCGACCAGCGCCGCACTCGGGCGGGGCTACGCCCTCGTGGTGCTGCCCGCCTCCTCCCGCCACGACGTCTGGGGGAACATCGCCCTCGACGGCACCGTGGTGATCGACCCGCCGGACCAGGATCCGCTGGTCAGTGAGCTGTACCGGTCCGGCGTGCCGGTGGTCAGCGACGGCAAGCCCGGCAACTGCCCGGTCACCGCCTGGGTCGACAACGACCACGAGGCCGCCGTGCTCGGCATCCTCGACCACCTCACCGAGTCCGGCGCCCGCCGGATCGGCCTGCTCACCGGCACCAGCACCGACACCTACACCCGGCTCTCCACCGACGCCTACCTCGGCTGGTGCGCCCGGGTCGGCCAGGAGCCGGTGTACGAGGCGTACCCCGCCCACGACCCCGCCGCCGGCGCGGTCGCCGCCGACCGGCTGCTCGCCCGGCCCGACCGCCCCGACGCGGTGTACGGCCTCTTCGACCCGAACGGCACCGACCTGCTGGCCGCCGCCCGCCGGTACGGCCTGCGGGTGCCCGACGACCTGCTGCTGGTCTGCTGCAGCGAGAGCGACGTCTACGCCGGTACCGAGCCGCCGATCACGACGCTCTCGCTCAAGCCGCGCCGGATCGGCACCACCGTCGTCAACCTGCTCATCGACGCCATCGAGGGAGTCGACTCGGGCACCGGAGTGGACGTCGGACGGCTCTTCCCGCCCCGTTTCCGCAGCGCCGGCACCGGCCCACCGCCCGGCACCCTGATGCCCACCGAGCTGATCGTCCGGGCGTCCTCCCAGCGCCGGAGCACCCGAACCACCGTCAGCCCGCCCCGCTCTCCCGGCGAGGTCTAG
- a CDS encoding metallophosphoesterase, with amino-acid sequence MTPEDRFPGPDQPDSGPRHQPDLDVLPYGSYFEPAEPTGYADGYSETYSAYGGARYLEQHWPAASHEPTLHDRTAHSHAAQGHEPQGHAAPVHDPRSHDPQAQLRHEDPPTIELGPPLTEDGLPYSTPYPAPDPSEPPGPLYVIGDVHGYLDELVAELRHQGLIDAEGRWSAGRSRVWFLGDFTDRGPDGIGVIDLVMQLAAEAAAAGGYCRALMGNHELLFLGASRYGDEPVRSTAGTASFLAAWRLNGGQQHDLDRLEPHHVSWLSRLPAMALEDGHLLLHSDTTAYLEYGSSIAEVNDAVHELLADEGADEWWDAFRSFTKRFAFRGEAGPSAVHELLDTYGGQRVVHGHSPIPYLTGTAHAEDGTPPHIPGPYVYASDLAIAMDGGVTMDGRLLVARLPVN; translated from the coding sequence ATGACACCCGAGGACCGCTTCCCCGGGCCTGACCAGCCGGACTCAGGCCCCCGCCACCAGCCGGACCTCGACGTGCTGCCCTACGGCTCCTACTTCGAGCCCGCCGAGCCCACCGGCTATGCCGACGGGTACTCCGAGACGTACAGCGCGTACGGCGGCGCCCGCTACCTCGAACAGCACTGGCCGGCCGCCTCGCACGAGCCCACCCTGCACGACCGCACGGCGCACTCCCACGCCGCGCAGGGCCATGAGCCGCAGGGTCACGCGGCGCCGGTTCACGACCCGCGGAGTCACGACCCGCAGGCGCAGCTGCGCCACGAGGACCCGCCGACCATCGAGCTGGGCCCGCCGCTCACCGAGGACGGCCTGCCGTACTCCACCCCGTACCCGGCGCCCGACCCCTCCGAGCCGCCCGGCCCGCTGTACGTGATCGGCGATGTGCACGGCTACCTCGACGAGCTGGTCGCCGAGCTGCGCCACCAGGGCCTGATCGACGCCGAGGGGCGCTGGTCGGCCGGCCGCTCCCGGGTCTGGTTCCTCGGCGACTTCACGGACCGCGGGCCCGACGGCATCGGCGTCATCGATCTCGTCATGCAGCTCGCGGCGGAGGCCGCCGCCGCCGGCGGGTACTGCCGCGCCCTGATGGGCAATCACGAACTGCTCTTCCTCGGCGCCTCGCGCTACGGCGACGAGCCCGTCCGGTCCACCGCCGGCACCGCCTCCTTCCTGGCCGCCTGGCGGCTCAACGGCGGCCAGCAGCACGACCTCGACCGGCTGGAGCCGCACCACGTCAGCTGGCTCTCGCGGCTGCCCGCGATGGCACTGGAGGACGGCCACCTGCTGCTGCACTCCGACACCACCGCGTATCTCGAATACGGCTCGTCCATCGCCGAGGTCAACGACGCCGTCCACGAACTGCTCGCCGACGAGGGCGCCGACGAGTGGTGGGACGCCTTCCGCAGCTTCACCAAGCGGTTCGCGTTCCGCGGCGAGGCCGGCCCGTCCGCCGTCCACGAGCTGCTCGACACCTACGGCGGACAGCGCGTCGTGCACGGCCACAGCCCGATCCCGTACCTGACCGGCACGGCCCACGCCGAGGACGGCACGCCGCCGCACATCCCCGGCCCGTACGTCTACGCGAGCGACCTCGCCATCGCGATGGACGGAGGAGTCACCATGGACGGCCGGCTGCTGGTCGCCCGACTGCCCGTCAACTGA
- a CDS encoding stealth conserved region 3 domain-containing protein — protein sequence MVGRSRTVLDSRTPRHRLSPPAPGPSAPGASRPGRSATRHTPRTAHRSLLRQNAEDFSAEFARTAAEPFRAHRSLSPLTLCGYTAYLAGKAVSVPGDELFVDIGDPVALRRLPALTARREHAVLCLNDVTTGLLDPAVQDVAVREFLEAYFPVPGPFERPRALLPRPAEGVVAPVTTAGTTG from the coding sequence ATGGTGGGACGATCGCGTACAGTACTGGATTCCCGGACGCCCCGTCACCGCCTTTCACCCCCCGCCCCGGGGCCGAGCGCCCCGGGCGCGTCCCGACCAGGACGCTCGGCCACACGCCACACGCCGCGCACCGCGCACCGGAGCCTGCTGCGGCAGAACGCCGAGGACTTCTCGGCCGAGTTCGCCCGGACGGCCGCCGAACCGTTCCGCGCGCACCGCAGCCTCTCCCCGCTCACCCTCTGCGGGTACACCGCGTACCTGGCGGGGAAGGCCGTGTCCGTCCCGGGCGACGAGCTGTTCGTGGACATCGGCGACCCGGTGGCGCTGCGGCGGCTGCCGGCGCTGACCGCGCGTCGGGAGCACGCGGTGCTGTGCCTCAACGACGTCACCACGGGCCTGCTCGACCCGGCCGTCCAGGACGTCGCCGTCCGCGAGTTCCTGGAGGCGTACTTCCCCGTACCCGGCCCGTTCGAGCGGCCCCGCGCCCTGCTCCCCCGGCCGGCCGAGGGCGTCGTCGCACCGGTGACGACGGCGGGAACGACAGGCTGA
- the thiC gene encoding phosphomethylpyrimidine synthase ThiC, translated as MTTFEVPETSVQSPAGAPANGGGTPANGAPNSAGTGYPTTAWRKAYREGSRPDLRVPYREVVLTNGGVVPLYDTSGPYTDPSYQPDVRRGLPALRDAWIRQRGDVEEYDGREARPEDDGIRHTAPRGGDLRNLDAVFPGRPRRPLRGRGGVAVTQLGYAKRGIVTPEMEFIALREGLAPEYVRAEVARGRAVIPLNVNHPEVEPAVIGTNFLVKINANIGNSAVTSSIEEEVEKMTWATRWGADTVMDLSTGRNIHTTREWILRNSPVPIGTVPLYQALEKVDGKAEELSWDVYRDTVVEQCEQGVDYMTVHAGVLLRYVPMTARRKTGIVSRGGSIMAAWCLAHHQENFLYTNFEELCDILAAYDVTFSLGDGLRPGSTADANDEAQFSELQTLGELGRIARERDVQVMIEGPGHVAMNKIKENMDLQREICDEAPFYTLGPLTTDVAPGYDHITSGIGAAMIAWWGTAMLCYVTPKEHLGLPNRDDVKTGVITYKIAAHAADLAKGHPGARDWDDALSDARFEFRWEDQFNLALDPETARAFHDETLPAEPAKTAHFCSMCGPKFCSMKISKTIMDTYGDDMSGARADEAEEGMKAKSEEFAARGNRVYLPLAD; from the coding sequence ATGACCACATTCGAAGTACCGGAGACGTCTGTCCAGAGCCCGGCCGGCGCCCCGGCGAACGGCGGCGGCACCCCGGCGAACGGCGCCCCGAACAGCGCGGGCACCGGCTATCCGACCACCGCCTGGCGCAAGGCCTACCGCGAGGGCTCCCGCCCCGACCTGCGGGTTCCGTACCGCGAGGTGGTGCTCACCAACGGCGGGGTCGTCCCGCTGTACGACACGTCCGGTCCGTACACCGACCCGTCCTACCAGCCGGACGTGCGGCGCGGGCTGCCCGCCCTGCGCGACGCCTGGATCCGCCAGCGCGGCGACGTCGAGGAGTACGACGGCCGGGAGGCCCGGCCCGAGGACGACGGGATCAGGCACACCGCCCCGCGCGGCGGTGACCTGCGCAACCTGGACGCCGTCTTCCCCGGCCGCCCGCGGCGCCCGCTGCGCGGCCGCGGCGGCGTCGCGGTCACCCAGCTCGGCTATGCCAAGCGGGGGATCGTCACGCCGGAGATGGAGTTCATCGCCCTGCGGGAGGGGCTGGCGCCCGAGTACGTCCGCGCCGAGGTCGCCCGCGGCCGGGCGGTGATCCCGCTGAACGTGAACCACCCCGAGGTCGAGCCGGCCGTCATCGGCACCAACTTCCTGGTGAAGATCAACGCCAACATCGGCAACTCGGCGGTCACCTCCTCGATCGAGGAGGAGGTGGAGAAGATGACCTGGGCCACCCGCTGGGGCGCCGACACCGTCATGGACCTCTCCACCGGCCGCAACATCCACACCACCCGGGAGTGGATCCTGCGCAACTCGCCCGTCCCGATCGGCACCGTGCCGCTCTACCAGGCTCTGGAGAAGGTCGACGGCAAGGCCGAGGAGCTGAGCTGGGACGTCTACCGCGACACCGTCGTCGAGCAGTGCGAGCAGGGCGTCGACTACATGACCGTGCACGCGGGCGTGCTGCTGCGGTACGTCCCGATGACCGCCCGCCGCAAGACCGGCATCGTCTCGCGCGGCGGGTCCATCATGGCGGCCTGGTGCCTGGCGCACCATCAGGAGAACTTCCTGTACACAAACTTCGAGGAACTCTGCGACATCCTCGCCGCCTACGACGTCACCTTCTCGCTCGGTGACGGCCTGCGTCCCGGCTCGACCGCGGACGCGAACGACGAGGCGCAGTTCTCCGAACTGCAGACGCTCGGCGAGCTCGGCCGGATCGCCCGCGAGCGGGACGTCCAGGTGATGATCGAGGGCCCCGGCCACGTCGCCATGAACAAGATCAAGGAGAACATGGATCTCCAGCGGGAGATCTGCGACGAGGCGCCGTTCTACACCCTCGGCCCGCTCACCACCGACGTCGCGCCCGGCTACGACCACATCACCTCCGGCATCGGCGCCGCGATGATCGCCTGGTGGGGCACGGCCATGCTCTGCTACGTCACTCCCAAGGAGCACCTGGGCCTGCCCAACCGGGACGACGTCAAGACCGGCGTGATCACGTACAAGATCGCCGCCCACGCCGCCGACCTCGCCAAGGGCCACCCCGGCGCCCGGGACTGGGACGACGCCCTCTCGGACGCCCGCTTCGAGTTCCGCTGGGAGGACCAGTTCAACCTGGCCCTCGACCCGGAGACGGCCCGCGCCTTCCACGACGAGACGCTCCCGGCGGAGCCCGCCAAGACCGCCCACTTCTGTTCCATGTGCGGCCCGAAGTTCTGCTCGATGAAGATAAGCAAGACCATCATGGACACCTACGGCGACGACATGTCCGGGGCCCGGGCCGACGAGGCCGAGGAGGGCATGAAGGCCAAGTCGGAGGAGTTCGCGGCCAGGGGCAACCGGGTCTACCTGCCGCTGGCGGACTGA
- a CDS encoding MFS transporter: protein MSAAGPGTPARTARTPWKAVVGGSIGNMVEWYDWFVYASFATYFASAFFPHGNPTAQLLNTAGIFAVGFFMRPVGGWLLGRYADRRGRKAALTLTVTMMSASALLIAIAPTYRQVGYFGVVVLLLARLLQGLSVGGEYAASATYLTEASAPARRGFVSSFQYVSMTLGQLIGLGLQILLQHTLSDSELHAYGWRIPFALGAAGAAVVLWLRRSLVETGAYTEAAQEQLRPRAARPASEERGTIRQLMQHRREFALVMALTMGGTVAYYTYTTYLTKYLSNTAGLSKSDAALVSFCALFVFMLLQPFAGALSDRIGRRPLLITFGVGATLGTVPLMTALSHAGTFGGALLLAVAALVLVTGYTSINAVVKAELFPTRIRALGVALPYALANALFGGTAEYVALWFKNAGAESGFYWYVSGCAAVSLVVYLSMRETRGTRLTPAGVSAAPERATV, encoded by the coding sequence ATGAGCGCTGCCGGCCCCGGCACCCCCGCGAGAACGGCCCGGACACCGTGGAAGGCCGTCGTCGGCGGCTCGATCGGCAACATGGTCGAGTGGTACGACTGGTTCGTCTACGCGAGCTTCGCGACCTATTTCGCCTCGGCGTTCTTCCCGCACGGCAACCCCACGGCCCAACTGCTCAACACCGCGGGGATCTTCGCCGTCGGGTTCTTCATGCGCCCGGTCGGCGGCTGGCTGCTCGGCCGGTACGCCGACCGGCGGGGCCGCAAGGCCGCGCTGACCCTCACCGTCACCATGATGTCCGCGAGCGCGCTGCTGATCGCGATCGCCCCGACCTACCGGCAGGTCGGCTACTTCGGGGTGGTCGTCCTGCTGCTGGCGCGCCTCCTGCAGGGCCTCTCGGTCGGCGGCGAGTACGCCGCCAGCGCCACCTACCTGACGGAGGCGTCAGCGCCGGCCCGGCGCGGGTTCGTCTCCAGCTTCCAGTACGTCTCGATGACCCTCGGTCAGCTGATCGGCCTCGGACTCCAGATCCTCCTCCAGCACACCCTGTCCGACTCCGAACTGCACGCCTACGGCTGGCGCATTCCGTTCGCGCTGGGGGCGGCCGGGGCCGCCGTGGTGCTCTGGCTGCGACGCAGCCTGGTGGAGACCGGGGCCTACACCGAGGCGGCCCAGGAGCAGCTCCGGCCGCGGGCCGCGCGGCCCGCCTCCGAGGAGCGCGGAACGATTCGCCAACTCATGCAGCACCGACGTGAGTTCGCCCTGGTGATGGCGCTGACCATGGGCGGCACGGTGGCCTACTACACGTACACCACCTATCTGACCAAGTACCTCTCCAACACGGCGGGCCTGAGCAAGTCGGACGCCGCGCTGGTCAGTTTCTGCGCGCTGTTCGTCTTCATGCTGTTGCAGCCCTTCGCCGGAGCGCTCTCCGACCGGATCGGGCGCAGGCCGCTGCTGATCACCTTCGGTGTGGGCGCCACCCTCGGCACCGTGCCGCTGATGACCGCGCTCTCGCACGCCGGCACCTTCGGCGGCGCCCTGCTGCTCGCCGTCGCCGCCCTGGTCCTCGTCACGGGCTACACCTCGATCAACGCCGTGGTGAAGGCCGAGCTCTTCCCCACCCGGATCCGCGCGCTCGGGGTCGCGCTGCCCTACGCCCTGGCCAACGCCCTGTTCGGCGGCACGGCCGAGTACGTGGCGCTCTGGTTCAAGAACGCCGGCGCGGAGTCCGGCTTCTACTGGTACGTGTCCGGCTGCGCGGCGGTCTCGCTGGTGGTCTACCTGTCCATGCGGGAGACCAGGGGCACCCGGCTGACCCCGGCCGGGGTGAGTGCCGCGCCGGAGCGGGCCACCGTCTGA
- a CDS encoding response regulator transcription factor — protein MHVLLVEDDDRLAAALAAALARHGHQVVRAGRADDALRLKDTAEFVLLDLGLPDMDGLEALRRLRRVSTVPVIVLTARTEERDIVRGLRSGADDYLVKPFRTAELVARMEAVQRRGTRPRAAAGRQVSVGDTLIDLETRRLTVDGAAVVLTRREFDVLALLAREPGVVRSREEILDEIWGDVLLSASRSLDVHIAGIRAKTGRPGLVETLRATGYRLATA, from the coding sequence ATGCACGTACTCCTCGTCGAGGACGACGACCGGCTCGCGGCGGCCCTGGCCGCCGCGCTGGCCCGGCACGGGCACCAGGTGGTCCGGGCCGGGCGGGCCGACGACGCACTCCGGCTCAAGGACACCGCCGAGTTCGTCCTGCTCGACCTCGGACTGCCCGACATGGACGGCCTGGAGGCGCTGCGCCGGCTGCGCCGGGTCTCCACCGTGCCGGTGATCGTGCTCACCGCGCGGACCGAGGAGCGGGACATCGTCAGAGGGCTGCGCTCGGGAGCGGACGACTACCTGGTCAAGCCGTTCCGGACGGCGGAGCTGGTGGCCCGGATGGAGGCCGTGCAGCGGCGCGGCACCAGGCCCCGGGCCGCCGCCGGGCGACAGGTCTCGGTCGGCGACACCCTGATCGACCTGGAGACCCGCCGGCTGACCGTGGACGGCGCCGCGGTCGTGCTGACCCGGCGGGAGTTCGACGTGCTGGCACTCCTCGCCCGCGAGCCCGGGGTGGTCCGCAGCCGCGAGGAGATCCTCGACGAGATCTGGGGGGACGTCCTGCTCTCCGCGTCCCGCTCGCTGGACGTCCACATCGCGGGGATCCGCGCCAAGACCGGTCGACCGGGCCTGGTGGAGACCCTGCGCGCGACCGGCTACCGGCTGGCCACCGCCTGA
- a CDS encoding ATP-binding protein, translating to MQRRLLAVYTLLIACLVAALAVPLALAYSSHRTGELLLARRADATRFAELADRAIRDGDTAGLTLEVSRYSALYATAVEIRDRDGVTVAGGGVRDEAAVSRALSGRTTDRLPLLTPFGPAGVLIAEPAGRDAQVTGTVLMRAPTGAARRAVAAVWAALAGGSLAALLCSLVAARRLAGWILRPVGELDRTTRAIAEGRLDARAGTSRGPAELRRLEQRFNTMADAIAGALERQRAFVADASHELRTPLTVLSLRLENLEPHLVPAGRAEFDETLAELDRLNALLEDLLTLARVEADAGLPELDAVEHLLPRLAGWQEVYAARGIGLGTQIAATGPVPAAAARIADIALDNAAKFVPAGGRVHVTLADGVLRIADDGPGLDEESRQAALGRFWRAPGHGNVPGSGLGLAIAAELARACGGALALLPNHPHGLVVELRPQPWTER from the coding sequence ATGCAGCGACGTCTGCTGGCCGTCTACACACTGCTGATCGCCTGCCTGGTCGCGGCGCTGGCCGTACCGCTCGCACTGGCCTACTCCTCCCACCGCACCGGGGAGCTGCTGCTCGCCCGCCGCGCCGACGCCACCCGCTTCGCGGAACTCGCCGACCGCGCGATCCGGGACGGGGACACCGCCGGACTCACCCTGGAGGTCTCCCGCTACAGCGCCCTGTACGCGACGGCGGTGGAGATCCGCGACCGGGACGGCGTGACCGTCGCGGGCGGCGGCGTCCGCGACGAGGCCGCCGTCTCGCGCGCGCTGTCCGGGCGCACCACCGACCGGCTGCCGCTGCTCACCCCCTTCGGCCCCGCCGGCGTGCTGATCGCGGAGCCGGCCGGGCGGGACGCCCAGGTCACCGGGACGGTCCTGATGCGGGCCCCGACCGGCGCCGCGCGCCGCGCGGTGGCGGCCGTCTGGGCGGCCCTCGCCGGGGGCTCGCTCGCGGCCCTGCTCTGCTCCCTGGTGGCCGCCCGCCGGCTGGCCGGCTGGATCCTGCGGCCGGTCGGCGAACTCGACCGCACCACCAGGGCGATCGCCGAGGGCCGGTTGGACGCCCGCGCCGGCACCTCCCGCGGCCCGGCCGAACTGCGGCGCCTGGAGCAGCGGTTCAACACGATGGCGGATGCCATCGCGGGGGCGCTGGAGCGTCAGCGGGCCTTCGTCGCGGACGCCTCGCACGAGCTGCGCACGCCGCTCACCGTGCTGTCACTGCGCCTGGAGAACCTGGAGCCGCACCTCGTCCCCGCCGGCCGGGCCGAGTTCGACGAGACGCTCGCCGAACTCGACCGTCTGAACGCTCTGCTGGAGGACCTGCTGACGCTCGCCCGGGTGGAGGCCGACGCCGGTCTGCCCGAACTGGACGCGGTGGAGCACCTGCTGCCCCGACTGGCCGGCTGGCAGGAGGTGTACGCGGCCCGCGGCATCGGGCTCGGGACGCAGATCGCCGCGACCGGCCCGGTACCGGCCGCGGCGGCCCGGATCGCCGACATCGCCCTGGACAACGCCGCGAAGTTCGTTCCCGCCGGCGGCCGGGTCCACGTCACCCTGGCCGACGGGGTGCTCCGGATCGCGGACGACGGGCCGGGACTGGACGAGGAGAGCCGGCAGGCGGCTCTGGGCCGCTTCTGGCGGGCGCCCGGGCACGGCAACGTCCCCGGCAGCGGGCTCGGACTGGCCATCGCCGCCGAACTGGCCCGGGCCTGCGGCGGCGCCCTGGCCCTGCTGCCCAACCACCCGCACGGGCTGGTGGTGGAACTGCGGCCTCAGCCGTGGACCGAGCGGTAG